One Armatimonadota bacterium genomic window carries:
- a CDS encoding response regulator codes for MSEKIRVVIADDEDNYRKAIQKTLGFAQDIDVIAVCRDGQEALDACLSEAPEVLLTDINMPRQSGIELTRKLLRKEKDVRVVILTVREDDDSIFDAFRAGALGYLLKTSTPQEVIESVRLAARGEAKITPRVAAKIVEDFRRFERTDTTAEEAEGELLVLSDREQEILQFVAQGLRNKEIADKLGIAEKTVKNHVSNILKALHVNSRTEAAMKAMKSKMGH; via the coding sequence ATGTCCGAAAAAATCCGCGTAGTCATCGCAGACGATGAAGATAACTATAGAAAGGCGATCCAGAAGACCCTGGGTTTCGCCCAAGACATCGATGTAATCGCCGTCTGCCGTGACGGGCAAGAAGCCCTCGACGCCTGCTTGTCCGAAGCGCCCGAGGTCCTCCTAACGGACATCAACATGCCGCGCCAAAGCGGCATCGAGCTCACACGCAAGCTTCTCCGCAAGGAAAAGGATGTCCGCGTTGTCATCCTCACGGTTCGCGAAGACGACGACTCCATTTTCGACGCCTTCCGTGCCGGAGCCCTTGGCTACCTTCTCAAAACCTCGACACCGCAAGAAGTGATCGAGAGCGTTCGCCTCGCAGCGCGAGGCGAAGCCAAGATCACGCCCCGAGTCGCCGCCAAGATCGTCGAAGATTTTCGACGTTTCGAGCGAACCGACACCACTGCCGAGGAAGCCGAAGGTGAGTTGCTCGTCCTTAGCGACCGTGAGCAGGAGATTCTCCAGTTCGTTGCCCAAGGTCTTCGCAACAAGGAAATCGCCGACAAGCTTGGCATCGCCGAAAAGACGGTGAAAAACCACGTCAGCAACATCCTCAAGGCGCTTCACGTCAACAGCCGCACTGAGGCGGCCATGAAGGCGATGAAGTCCAAGATGGGTCACTAA
- a CDS encoding Bacterial alpha-L-rhamnosidase, protein MLLLTLSAGFVMCSLKPSYLRCENLVDPVGIGATHPRLSWRLDSVRADAKDLRQNCYEIVVASDPKNLSPEKADIWSSGAVTTNQSYGISIPTNKLQPDHEYFWKVRVRDQDEKVSDWSPTASFGVGLTDPALWKAEWIGYDKPRDETKELGGHILPPPVFFRRSFDVSKSVKRAVLYCSAFGIADFHLNGSKIGNEYFMPGWTDYEKRVYYHSYDVTKSLHKGENALGAILGEGWYAGYVGFGGQREHYGKHTRLIAQLEIEYSDGSHDTVTTGPDWRASVGPIQYSDFLMGESYDARFEQDGWDSAKFDASSWNPVVTGATSKGALEAFPGDPVRSYQMVKPISVSEPTKGVYVFNLGQNMAGFVRLKVQGYRGQRITIRHAERLNPDNTIYTTNLRTALATETYVCKGTGVEIFEPHFTFHGFQYVEVTGLEKKPGLDLVEGMAISSDTPHAGHLETSDSMLNKLVSNAYWTQRMNFIDIPTDCPQRDERLGWTGDAQAFIRTATYVTDVQPFFTKWLVDLDDGQRADGQYPMVAPVKVAGDDGGPAWADAGVICPWTIWQVYGDKQLLAKHYPNMKRFIDFCEKRSTPDLMPPAQFHCFGDWVSINAHTPNEVIFLAYFAYSTQLVAESARALGQMDDAKRFEDLHAKLVKNFNDHYIDVDGTVKGDTQCSYVLALSFDLVKPESRDKVVAKFVESIEKRNWLLSTGFVGTRDIMNALTKIGRNDIALRLLHNTDFPSWGFSIKNGATSIWERWDGWTPDKGFQDPGMNSFAHYAFGAVVGWMYRELGGIEYSSPGFDTIRLQPLFDPKLDWVKASYDSVHGPIMVNWKRSGGGYAVDVQVPPNTTAEVMLKDKTEKVGSGKYHFQVN, encoded by the coding sequence ATGCTTCTCCTGACGTTGAGCGCTGGTTTTGTCATGTGTAGCCTGAAGCCTTCCTATTTGCGATGCGAAAACTTGGTCGATCCGGTCGGGATCGGCGCGACCCACCCGCGACTGAGCTGGAGGTTGGACAGCGTCCGAGCGGACGCCAAGGACCTTCGGCAGAACTGCTACGAAATCGTGGTGGCTTCGGACCCCAAGAACCTTTCGCCCGAGAAGGCCGATATTTGGTCTTCGGGGGCGGTGACCACCAATCAGAGCTATGGGATTTCGATTCCGACAAACAAACTCCAACCCGACCATGAATATTTCTGGAAGGTGCGAGTGAGGGATCAGGACGAAAAGGTTTCCGATTGGTCGCCGACCGCATCGTTTGGTGTTGGGCTCACCGATCCGGCATTGTGGAAAGCCGAATGGATCGGGTACGACAAGCCCCGCGACGAGACGAAGGAGTTGGGCGGGCATATCCTTCCGCCGCCGGTGTTCTTCCGGCGTTCGTTCGACGTCTCGAAGTCGGTTAAGCGGGCGGTGCTTTACTGCTCGGCGTTCGGCATTGCCGACTTCCACCTGAACGGCAGCAAGATCGGCAACGAATACTTCATGCCGGGCTGGACCGACTATGAAAAGCGCGTTTACTATCACTCGTACGATGTGACAAAGTCCCTGCATAAGGGTGAAAACGCCCTTGGCGCGATCCTGGGCGAAGGGTGGTACGCCGGTTACGTTGGCTTTGGTGGTCAGCGAGAACACTATGGCAAGCACACGCGGCTGATTGCCCAGCTTGAGATCGAATACAGCGACGGCTCGCACGACACGGTGACGACGGGGCCGGATTGGCGGGCGTCGGTCGGGCCGATCCAATATTCCGACTTCCTGATGGGCGAGTCGTACGACGCCCGTTTTGAGCAGGACGGATGGGATTCGGCGAAGTTCGATGCGTCGTCCTGGAATCCGGTCGTGACTGGAGCGACATCGAAGGGCGCTCTGGAAGCGTTTCCCGGCGACCCCGTGCGGTCGTACCAGATGGTGAAGCCGATCTCGGTTTCGGAGCCGACGAAGGGCGTTTACGTTTTCAACCTGGGCCAGAACATGGCGGGCTTTGTTCGGCTGAAGGTTCAGGGCTATCGAGGGCAAAGGATCACGATTCGACATGCTGAGCGGTTGAACCCTGACAACACGATTTACACCACCAACCTGCGTACCGCTTTGGCGACTGAGACATACGTTTGCAAGGGAACAGGCGTCGAGATTTTTGAGCCGCACTTCACCTTCCACGGCTTCCAGTACGTCGAGGTGACTGGCCTGGAAAAGAAGCCAGGCTTGGACCTGGTCGAGGGCATGGCAATTTCCAGCGACACGCCGCACGCGGGCCATCTGGAGACCTCAGATTCGATGCTGAACAAGCTGGTCTCGAACGCCTACTGGACCCAGCGTATGAACTTCATCGACATCCCGACCGATTGTCCGCAACGCGATGAGCGATTGGGTTGGACGGGTGATGCGCAGGCATTCATCCGTACGGCGACCTACGTGACCGATGTTCAGCCGTTCTTCACCAAGTGGCTGGTGGACCTGGACGACGGCCAGCGAGCCGACGGCCAGTATCCGATGGTCGCTCCCGTGAAGGTGGCGGGCGACGATGGCGGTCCGGCTTGGGCCGACGCGGGCGTGATCTGCCCGTGGACGATTTGGCAGGTGTACGGCGACAAGCAACTGCTGGCCAAGCACTATCCGAACATGAAGAGGTTCATCGATTTCTGCGAGAAACGATCGACACCTGACCTCATGCCACCGGCGCAGTTCCACTGCTTCGGCGACTGGGTGAGCATCAACGCGCATACGCCGAACGAAGTGATCTTCCTGGCCTACTTCGCCTACTCGACCCAATTGGTGGCCGAATCCGCGCGGGCACTGGGCCAGATGGACGATGCGAAGCGGTTCGAAGACCTGCACGCCAAACTGGTGAAGAACTTCAACGACCACTACATCGACGTCGACGGAACGGTGAAGGGCGACACGCAGTGCAGCTACGTGCTGGCCCTGTCGTTCGACCTGGTGAAGCCGGAGAGCCGCGATAAGGTGGTGGCGAAGTTTGTGGAGAGCATCGAAAAGCGCAACTGGCTGCTGTCAACGGGCTTTGTCGGTACGCGCGACATCATGAACGCGTTGACAAAGATCGGCCGAAACGACATTGCCCTGCGTCTGCTCCACAATACGGACTTCCCGTCTTGGGGCTTCAGCATCAAGAACGGGGCGACCTCGATTTGGGAGCGGTGGGACGGTTGGACTCCAGATAAGGGCTTCCAGGACCCGGGCATGAACTCGTTTGCCCACTACGCATTTGGAGCGGTGGTTGGATGGATGTATCGCGAACTGGGCGGCATCGAGTACAGTTCGCCGGGCTTCGATACGATTCGACTTCAGCCGTTGTTCGATCCCAAACTGGATTGGGTGAAGGCCAGCTATGATTCGGTTCACGGGCCGATCATGGTGAATTGGAAGCGATCCGGCGGCGGATACGCCGTCGATGTGCAGGTGCCGCCGAACACGACCGCCGAGGTGATGCTGAAGGATAAGACCGAGAAGGTCGGCTCAGGTAAGTATCACTTCCAAGTGAACTAG
- a CDS encoding glycoside hydrolase family 2 yields MDLKIGSIVILALCAMTALADTWKPAPSPLKTPWADKVDPNHVLPDYPRPAMVRKQWMNLNGLWDFAAKVAPESQAKIKDKILVPFPVESSLSGIGYQVQPSDILIYSREFTIPKDWGNDQVLINFDAVDWSCKVYVNDRFVGSHAGGYDRFTFDIRPFLTESGPQKLRVEVTDPGNTGGQPNGKQVLKPGGIWYTGTSGIWQTVWLEPVSDRYIRSYHVETKKDGSFKISVNVPGEFKDPVAKLRIPGADIEAELRPKGGLPNPLVFEGKIRHAKLWSPDTPYLYDFTLSLEDGSDKLDEVKGYFGVREIEVAKDKSGMNRLMLNGEPTFMFGPLDQGFNPDGLHTYPTEDCFLFDLKAIKDYGCNMLRKHIKVEPDRYYYACDKMGIMVWQDMPSMSEQPFLNKPEFESELTRMIETHWNYPSIVMWVPFNEGWGQYDTERITYFVERKDPTRLVNNASGWVDHGVGSVSDAHVYPGPGMPDLEEKRASVLGEFGGLGLPVAGHTWLDKGNWGYVKFNSPKEVTDAYVDLITNLRALVPLGLCAAVYTQTTDVEVETNGWMTYDRKVFKIDQKRAREATLKLYDSKNGAKLLVPPAGFDGASSKYTNAKPDGDWAAAKFDDSSWSTGKGRYTNENPAVPHTAWLPETPDIWIRREVNLDSTSDLKLLLLHDDDVEVYINGVLALSRKGAINNFVLADLSPEAKKALKKGKNLIAVHCNSPQGRQHVDIGLVSVK; encoded by the coding sequence ATGGACTTGAAGATCGGTTCGATCGTCATTCTCGCCCTTTGCGCCATGACAGCCCTTGCAGACACTTGGAAACCCGCTCCTTCACCACTCAAAACGCCCTGGGCCGACAAGGTTGATCCGAACCACGTTCTGCCCGATTATCCGCGTCCGGCCATGGTGCGAAAGCAGTGGATGAACCTCAACGGTCTCTGGGATTTTGCCGCCAAAGTAGCGCCGGAATCGCAAGCCAAGATCAAGGACAAGATTCTTGTTCCGTTCCCGGTCGAATCTTCCCTCTCCGGCATTGGCTACCAAGTCCAGCCTAGCGATATCCTCATCTATTCCCGAGAGTTCACCATTCCAAAGGATTGGGGCAACGATCAGGTCCTCATCAATTTCGATGCCGTTGACTGGTCCTGCAAGGTCTACGTCAACGACCGATTTGTCGGCTCTCATGCCGGCGGCTACGATCGGTTCACCTTCGACATTCGCCCGTTCCTCACCGAATCTGGCCCGCAAAAGCTGAGAGTCGAAGTCACCGACCCCGGCAACACTGGTGGACAGCCAAACGGCAAGCAAGTTCTCAAGCCCGGCGGCATCTGGTACACCGGCACGAGCGGCATCTGGCAGACCGTCTGGCTAGAGCCCGTGTCGGATCGGTATATCCGCTCCTACCACGTCGAAACCAAAAAGGATGGCTCGTTCAAGATTTCCGTGAATGTTCCCGGTGAGTTCAAAGATCCGGTGGCCAAGCTGAGAATTCCGGGCGCCGACATCGAAGCCGAACTTCGCCCCAAGGGCGGACTGCCCAATCCGCTGGTCTTCGAAGGCAAGATTCGCCACGCAAAACTCTGGAGCCCCGACACCCCTTATCTTTATGACTTCACCCTCTCGCTTGAGGATGGAAGCGACAAGCTCGACGAAGTGAAAGGCTACTTTGGCGTCCGAGAAATCGAGGTCGCCAAAGACAAAAGCGGTATGAATCGCCTGATGCTGAACGGCGAGCCGACCTTCATGTTCGGCCCCCTCGATCAAGGCTTCAACCCCGACGGCTTGCATACCTACCCGACCGAAGATTGCTTCCTGTTCGACCTCAAGGCGATCAAGGACTACGGATGCAACATGCTCCGCAAGCACATCAAGGTTGAGCCGGATCGCTACTACTACGCTTGCGACAAGATGGGGATCATGGTCTGGCAAGACATGCCCAGCATGTCCGAACAGCCGTTCCTCAACAAGCCTGAGTTCGAATCCGAACTCACCCGCATGATCGAAACCCACTGGAACTACCCCAGCATCGTCATGTGGGTGCCCTTCAACGAAGGCTGGGGCCAGTACGACACCGAGCGGATCACGTACTTCGTCGAGCGCAAGGACCCGACCCGGCTGGTGAACAACGCCTCGGGCTGGGTAGATCACGGAGTTGGGTCCGTCAGCGACGCGCACGTCTATCCTGGTCCGGGCATGCCTGACCTCGAGGAGAAGCGCGCTTCCGTCCTCGGTGAGTTCGGTGGTCTTGGTTTGCCGGTTGCGGGCCACACCTGGCTCGACAAGGGCAACTGGGGTTATGTCAAGTTCAACTCGCCCAAGGAAGTCACCGACGCCTACGTGGACCTCATCACGAACCTGCGAGCGCTGGTTCCGCTTGGCCTTTGCGCGGCGGTCTATACCCAAACGACCGACGTCGAGGTCGAAACCAACGGGTGGATGACCTACGACCGAAAGGTCTTCAAGATTGACCAGAAGCGAGCCCGCGAAGCCACGCTGAAGCTGTACGACTCGAAGAACGGGGCCAAGCTCCTTGTCCCGCCCGCTGGCTTCGATGGAGCTTCCTCCAAGTACACGAATGCCAAGCCGGACGGCGACTGGGCCGCGGCCAAGTTCGATGACTCCTCATGGTCGACCGGCAAGGGACGCTACACGAACGAAAACCCAGCCGTGCCGCACACTGCCTGGCTCCCCGAAACGCCCGACATTTGGATCCGACGCGAGGTTAACCTCGACTCAACTTCCGACCTAAAGCTCCTGCTTCTGCACGATGACGACGTCGAGGTGTACATCAACGGCGTGCTGGCGCTTAGCCGCAAAGGGGCGATCAATAACTTCGTCCTCGCCGACCTCTCGCCGGAAGCCAAGAAAGCGCTGAAGAAGGGCAAAAACCTGATCGCCGTCCACTGCAACTCGCCCCAAGGGCGACAGCATGTAGACATCGGCCTGGTCTCGGTTAAGTAA
- a CDS encoding MBL fold metallo-hydrolase, whose protein sequence is MLGENRPVHRSPEHSGRVRSSEAIRRNLTMASGEAIILGSGTSNGVPMLGVHYTPEFLANPKNHRTRSSCLLQGPDGNFLIDCTPEMRIQLVRESIFSVQEVLITHTHADHVMGMDDLRSFCITEERAIPVYTLPRYQDDIRRIFPYAFVDHPSGLWVPRFDLRDAPPMLETCGLNIYIFEVLHGKVPCLGIRVNDFAYLTDVNFIPDAVIAKLQDLDTLVIDAVRHEPHPNHFHFAAAMTVIEKLAPKKAFLTHLSHEYDHNTFEENLPSHVRLAFDGLQIPF, encoded by the coding sequence ATGCTTGGAGAGAATCGCCCAGTACACCGAAGTCCCGAGCACTCAGGTCGCGTACGAAGTTCTGAAGCGATCCGGCGAAATCTAACGATGGCTTCGGGCGAGGCGATCATCCTCGGATCAGGAACCAGCAACGGCGTGCCGATGCTCGGCGTTCACTACACCCCCGAGTTCCTCGCCAATCCCAAGAACCACCGCACCCGCTCGTCCTGCCTGCTCCAAGGTCCGGACGGCAACTTCCTCATCGACTGCACGCCTGAGATGCGCATCCAACTGGTGCGCGAGAGCATCTTCTCTGTTCAAGAGGTGCTGATCACCCATACCCACGCCGACCACGTTATGGGAATGGACGACCTCCGCTCGTTCTGCATCACCGAGGAGCGAGCCATTCCGGTCTACACCCTTCCCCGCTATCAAGACGATATCCGCCGGATCTTCCCGTACGCCTTCGTCGATCATCCCTCGGGCCTTTGGGTACCACGGTTCGATCTTCGCGACGCCCCGCCGATGCTGGAGACCTGCGGCCTCAACATCTACATCTTCGAAGTGCTGCACGGCAAAGTCCCATGCCTCGGCATCCGCGTCAATGACTTCGCCTACCTCACCGACGTGAACTTCATCCCTGACGCGGTCATCGCAAAATTACAGGACCTCGACACCTTGGTCATCGACGCCGTGCGCCACGAGCCGCATCCCAACCACTTCCACTTTGCCGCCGCGATGACGGTCATCGAAAAGCTGGCCCCCAAGAAGGCGTTCCTCACCCACCTCAGCCACGAATACGACCACAACACGTTCGAAGAAAACCTGCCCAGCCACGTCCGGCTCGCTTTCGACGGCCTTCAAATTCCCTTCTAA